Proteins encoded together in one Ferroglobus placidus DSM 10642 window:
- a CDS encoding TrpB-like pyridoxal phosphate-dependent enzyme, producing the protein MRKILLDENEMPKEWYNILPDLPEDLPPPLNPATNEPVKPEELEAIFPKALIKQEMSQERWIRIPEEVRDIYALWRPTPLIRAKRLEEYLKTPARIYFKYEGGSPPGSHKPNTAVAQAYYNAKEGVERLTTETGAGQWGSALCFATKLFDLKCTVYMVKVSYHQKPYRRILMETWGGEVIPSPSDRTESGRRILEKDPDNPGSLGIAISEAIEDAVKNEDTKYSLGSVLNHVLLHQTVIGLEAKKQLESIGEEPDVIVGCVGGGSNFAGLSYPFVKDVEKRGTKIIAVEPAACPTLTKGEYRYDFGDTAGLTPLLKMYTLGHDFIPPPIHAGGLRYHGDAPTLCILVKNGLVEARAVKQIPTFEAGLIFARTEGIVPAPETNHAIRVVIDEAIKAREENEEKVILFGFSGHGLLDLKAYDDFLSGKLQDV; encoded by the coding sequence ATGAGAAAAATCCTGTTAGATGAGAATGAGATGCCGAAAGAGTGGTACAACATACTCCCCGATCTTCCGGAAGATTTGCCCCCTCCGCTAAACCCAGCAACGAACGAGCCGGTGAAGCCGGAAGAGCTCGAAGCAATCTTTCCAAAAGCTTTAATAAAGCAGGAGATGAGCCAGGAAAGATGGATAAGAATTCCAGAGGAAGTGAGGGACATTTACGCTCTCTGGAGACCGACTCCGCTTATAAGAGCTAAGAGGCTCGAAGAGTACTTGAAAACTCCCGCAAGAATTTACTTCAAGTACGAAGGAGGAAGTCCGCCGGGAAGCCACAAACCTAATACGGCTGTTGCCCAGGCGTATTACAACGCTAAGGAGGGTGTTGAAAGGCTTACAACCGAAACCGGAGCGGGACAGTGGGGCTCTGCTTTGTGCTTCGCTACCAAACTTTTTGATTTAAAATGTACGGTTTACATGGTTAAAGTCAGCTACCACCAAAAACCCTACAGGAGAATACTGATGGAAACTTGGGGAGGAGAAGTAATTCCGTCTCCGAGCGACAGAACGGAGAGCGGAAGAAGAATACTTGAGAAAGATCCCGACAACCCGGGAAGTTTGGGAATAGCCATAAGCGAAGCAATCGAGGATGCCGTAAAAAATGAGGACACGAAGTACAGCCTCGGAAGCGTTTTAAATCACGTTCTTCTTCACCAGACGGTAATTGGACTGGAAGCGAAAAAACAGCTTGAAAGCATAGGTGAGGAGCCTGACGTAATAGTTGGATGCGTTGGTGGAGGAAGCAACTTTGCCGGATTAAGCTATCCCTTCGTAAAAGATGTTGAGAAGAGGGGAACGAAGATAATAGCTGTGGAGCCAGCTGCGTGCCCAACATTAACGAAAGGGGAATACAGATACGACTTTGGAGATACAGCCGGATTGACACCTTTGCTGAAAATGTACACCCTCGGGCACGACTTTATCCCTCCGCCTATTCACGCTGGGGGATTAAGATACCACGGAGACGCTCCAACCTTGTGCATTCTCGTTAAAAACGGATTGGTCGAAGCGAGAGCCGTGAAGCAGATTCCCACTTTTGAAGCCGGATTGATTTTTGCGAGAACGGAGGGAATAGTTCCAGCTCCAGAAACAAACCATGCGATAAGGGTTGTAATAGACGAAGCGATCAAAGCGAGGGAGGAGAACGAGGAGAAAGTAATCTTGTTTGGATTCAGCGGACACGGACTGCTTGATTTGAAAGCCTACGACGATTTCCTGAGCGGAAAGCTTCAGGATGTGTGA
- the fhcD gene encoding formylmethanofuran--tetrahydromethanopterin N-formyltransferase gives MKVNGVEVEETYAEAFDIKVARVLITAYDYYWAYVAANEATGFGTSVIMCPAEAGIEKKALPSETPDGRPGYYIQICHMSKKGLEEQLLARLGQCVLTAPTTAVFNGLPDAEEKFDTGNKLRFFGDGYEKQVDLYGRKMWAVPMMEGDFLIENEIGYVNGIAGGNFFILGENQPSALAAAKAAVDAIFEVEGVITPFPGGIVASGSKVGANKYKFLKASTNEKFAPTIRDQVPDTQIPEGVKAVYEIVINGISVDAVKEAMRVGIEAATKIPGVVKITAGNYGGKLGKHLIYLNELF, from the coding sequence ATGAAAGTGAATGGCGTTGAAGTGGAGGAAACGTATGCGGAGGCTTTTGACATAAAGGTTGCGAGGGTTTTGATAACAGCCTACGACTACTACTGGGCATACGTAGCTGCTAACGAAGCCACTGGCTTCGGAACTTCGGTAATAATGTGTCCGGCAGAGGCTGGAATTGAGAAGAAAGCTCTGCCAAGCGAAACTCCGGACGGAAGACCTGGATACTACATCCAAATCTGCCACATGAGCAAGAAGGGGTTGGAAGAGCAGCTTTTAGCAAGACTCGGTCAGTGCGTGCTGACAGCTCCAACTACAGCGGTTTTCAACGGATTGCCGGATGCTGAAGAAAAGTTCGACACCGGAAACAAGCTCCGCTTCTTCGGAGATGGATACGAGAAGCAGGTCGATCTCTACGGCAGAAAGATGTGGGCTGTGCCGATGATGGAAGGAGACTTTCTGATCGAGAACGAGATCGGCTACGTGAACGGAATTGCTGGAGGCAACTTCTTCATTCTCGGAGAGAACCAGCCTTCAGCGTTGGCTGCTGCGAAAGCTGCGGTAGATGCGATATTCGAGGTAGAGGGAGTTATAACTCCGTTCCCCGGAGGAATTGTTGCTTCCGGATCGAAGGTTGGAGCTAACAAGTACAAGTTCCTGAAAGCTTCTACCAACGAGAAATTCGCACCAACCATAAGAGACCAGGTTCCAGATACGCAGATTCCTGAAGGGGTTAAAGCTGTCTACGAGATAGTCATAAACGGAATAAGCGTTGATGCCGTAAAAGAGGCTATGAGAGTTGGAATCGAAGCTGCAACTAAGATTCCGGGAGTCGTAAAGATAACTGCCGGAAACTACGGTGGAAAGCTTGGAAAGCATCTCATATACCTGAACGAACTCTTCTAA
- a CDS encoding alpha/beta fold hydrolase, with protein sequence MLERMFVEVNGVKISILKGKDRDVFYVHSSGSDALQWEKQLEAIGGHAIDLPNHGKSEKAEVKSVDDYAYFVSEVLKKIGKKMVLVGHSLGGAVVQKVYLTNPEICKGLVLVGTGARLRVLPDILEGLRKNPEKAVELILEMGFAEKGEEYEKKKREFLERADVLHLDLSLCDKFDLLEDYRGGKIRIDVPTLIIVGENDRLTPVKYAEFFHKHIPNSKLVVIKGASHMVMLEKPEEFNEALESFLKELGY encoded by the coding sequence ATGCTTGAAAGAATGTTCGTTGAGGTTAATGGAGTTAAAATTTCAATTTTGAAAGGCAAGGATAGAGACGTTTTTTACGTTCACAGCTCTGGAAGCGACGCTTTGCAGTGGGAAAAGCAGCTTGAAGCGATAGGAGGACACGCAATCGATTTACCGAATCACGGAAAGAGTGAGAAAGCCGAAGTCAAATCTGTGGACGATTACGCTTACTTCGTTAGCGAAGTTTTGAAAAAAATAGGAAAGAAGATGGTTTTGGTCGGTCACAGCCTGGGAGGAGCTGTTGTGCAAAAGGTTTATCTCACCAATCCAGAGATCTGTAAAGGCTTAGTCCTCGTCGGAACAGGAGCGAGGCTGAGAGTTCTCCCCGACATCCTTGAAGGTTTGAGGAAAAATCCAGAGAAAGCAGTCGAACTCATTCTCGAGATGGGTTTTGCGGAAAAGGGAGAGGAATACGAGAAAAAGAAGAGGGAATTCCTTGAAAGAGCCGATGTTCTCCACCTCGACCTATCTTTGTGCGACAAGTTTGACCTGCTTGAAGATTACAGAGGGGGTAAGATAAGAATTGACGTGCCGACGCTTATTATAGTTGGGGAGAATGACAGACTTACTCCGGTTAAGTACGCTGAATTCTTCCACAAACACATACCGAATTCGAAACTCGTCGTGATTAAAGGAGCGAGCCACATGGTCATGTTGGAAAAGCCCGAAGAATTTAACGAAGCGTTGGAAAGCTTTCTGAAAGAGCTTGGGTATTGA
- a CDS encoding HAD-IIA family hydrolase, producing MLLDKKGFILDIDGVIGRGKKPIPEGVEAVKRLREMGKKILFVSNNSTRSRRIMLERFKDYGLEVSEDEILIATYATARLIAKEKKRAKVYTTGEEGLKEELRLAGLEIVDYRDAEYLVVGSNRGINFQIMTEALRLCLREDVRYVAVNPDKIFPAEDGPIPGTGMIIGALYWMTGREPDVIVGKPSEVIMKEALNILNLKPDEVVVVGDQIEIDVLAGKKIGATTVLVLTGVTKREDIERKAKEAGVYPDYVFESLLDMLRES from the coding sequence ATGCTTTTGGATAAGAAAGGATTCATACTCGACATAGATGGAGTTATCGGGAGGGGAAAGAAGCCGATTCCCGAAGGAGTTGAGGCTGTGAAGAGATTGAGGGAAATGGGCAAGAAAATTCTTTTCGTCTCAAACAATTCCACAAGAAGCAGGAGGATTATGCTGGAACGTTTTAAAGATTACGGACTTGAAGTTTCCGAAGATGAAATTCTCATCGCCACTTACGCTACCGCAAGATTAATTGCTAAGGAAAAAAAGAGAGCGAAAGTCTACACCACCGGCGAAGAAGGGTTAAAAGAGGAGTTAAGGCTTGCAGGGCTTGAGATAGTGGATTATAGAGATGCTGAATACCTCGTCGTTGGCTCGAATAGGGGGATAAACTTTCAGATAATGACGGAAGCCCTGAGGCTCTGCCTTAGAGAGGACGTTAGATACGTGGCTGTGAATCCGGACAAAATCTTTCCTGCTGAAGACGGACCGATTCCGGGGACGGGAATGATAATAGGAGCTCTCTACTGGATGACGGGAAGAGAGCCGGACGTAATTGTGGGGAAGCCGTCGGAAGTCATAATGAAGGAAGCTTTGAACATTCTGAATTTGAAACCTGATGAAGTTGTTGTCGTTGGAGATCAAATAGAGATAGACGTTCTGGCTGGGAAAAAGATAGGAGCTACGACGGTTTTAGTTTTAACCGGAGTCACGAAGAGGGAGGATATCGAAAGGAAGGCGAAGGAAGCTGGAGTTTACCCAGACTACGTCTTCGAAAGTTTGCTCGATATGCTTCGTGAAAGTTAA
- a CDS encoding CBS domain-containing protein yields MEADIPVKEIMTREVCVARKDESVLKASRRMIEFGVGSIVVVENGRPVGIVTESDIIRKVVARNKVPSEVKLEEIMTYPIITIKPTASIREAANIMLKKGIRRLPVVDGEKLVGIVTDTDILSVSIDLGEYLGLIKESYIETESEEIGKCEICGRIAELIDVDGKRICEDCYESY; encoded by the coding sequence GTGGAAGCAGACATTCCAGTCAAGGAAATAATGACGAGGGAGGTTTGCGTCGCAAGAAAGGATGAGTCGGTTCTTAAAGCAAGCAGGAGAATGATCGAATTCGGCGTTGGAAGCATAGTGGTTGTTGAGAACGGAAGACCGGTAGGAATAGTTACGGAGAGCGACATAATAAGGAAAGTTGTGGCGAGGAACAAAGTCCCTTCTGAAGTTAAGCTCGAAGAGATAATGACTTATCCGATAATAACGATAAAGCCAACTGCGAGCATAAGAGAAGCTGCAAACATAATGCTGAAAAAGGGAATAAGAAGGTTGCCGGTTGTGGATGGTGAAAAGCTTGTTGGAATTGTAACGGACACGGACATCCTTTCAGTCTCAATCGACCTCGGAGAGTATCTCGGACTTATTAAAGAAAGTTATATCGAAACTGAAAGCGAAGAAATCGGAAAGTGTGAAATTTGCGGGAGAATTGCTGAATTAATTGATGTTGACGGGAAGAGAATTTGTGAAGACTGTTATGAGTCGTATTAG
- a CDS encoding CBS domain-containing protein: MSYLGAKIGDEVKKEKKSPVKPGSVMEIATKNVITIPPTSTIMSAMKTMIKYSFRRLPITDPGTKRLEGIITGMDIVNFLGGGEKHKIVEGRYNNNLLAAVNEEVKEIMEKDVVAIDFTSSWEDALEVLLERGVGGAPIIDREDTVIGIITERDIMKFLAERREYDGVVEDYMTRGVITAEPNTKIEEAMKTMVSKKIRRLPVVKDGLLVGILTSTTIVHYFAGEVFKELVTGNAKEALERPISAILSNKKILKYTEPLVVSPRTSLRDVVNLMLEKNQAAALVVSSGNLEGIITERDLMKFLCEAKC, encoded by the coding sequence ATGTCTTACTTAGGAGCAAAAATTGGAGATGAGGTTAAAAAAGAGAAGAAAAGCCCGGTAAAGCCGGGAAGCGTTATGGAAATAGCAACGAAGAATGTAATCACGATTCCGCCAACCTCGACGATAATGAGTGCGATGAAGACGATGATAAAATACAGCTTCAGGAGGCTGCCAATAACGGATCCCGGGACGAAAAGGCTTGAGGGAATAATAACGGGAATGGACATCGTAAACTTCCTCGGCGGAGGAGAGAAACACAAGATAGTCGAGGGAAGATACAACAACAATTTGCTCGCTGCAGTTAACGAGGAAGTCAAGGAGATCATGGAGAAGGACGTCGTCGCGATAGATTTCACCTCTTCTTGGGAAGATGCTTTGGAAGTTCTTCTGGAAAGAGGAGTGGGTGGTGCTCCGATAATTGACAGAGAGGATACTGTTATTGGTATCATAACTGAAAGAGACATCATGAAGTTTTTAGCTGAGAGAAGAGAGTACGACGGAGTCGTGGAGGACTACATGACAAGAGGCGTCATAACAGCCGAGCCGAACACGAAAATCGAGGAGGCTATGAAAACGATGGTTTCAAAAAAGATAAGGAGACTGCCGGTGGTGAAGGATGGTTTACTCGTTGGAATTTTAACTTCAACGACGATCGTCCACTACTTTGCTGGTGAGGTTTTCAAAGAGCTCGTTACGGGGAATGCTAAAGAAGCTCTTGAACGACCGATTTCAGCAATCCTGTCCAACAAAAAGATACTTAAGTACACTGAGCCACTCGTTGTCAGTCCAAGAACGAGTTTGAGAGACGTTGTAAATCTCATGCTTGAGAAGAATCAAGCCGCTGCTCTGGTTGTTAGTTCTGGAAATCTTGAGGGGATTATTACCGAAAGAGACCTCATGAAGTTCCTCTGCGAGGCAAAATGCTGA
- a CDS encoding RNA ligase, translated as MYVAEALGLSKPAAEKLKEKNVLKEAFIKHPFFPDVIDAVRFDKRFAGLEEGTVVAKTIHGVEVVHGFPKIRRALTLYPTIKLHFKGEIVFEEKMNGYNVRIVMFGKNLYALTRRGFICPYTTEKARELINESFFKDYPNLMLCCEAVGRYSPYVPKDVYGVDFDFYVFDVREKRSGKPLPVKEKEKICEEYGLNLAPILAQCKAEEGHVVGRRVVEELEGSGREGVVIKDVNMVVEPIKYTTSETNCNDLSYAFRYFNEYGKDFMFSRIVREGFQSFEFDDEEKFRERCFRLGKAILESLVKSIKDVSEGRRVVERVELIFSSFETFELFTEHLKRSGVNFEVVELKKRGGKVHAVIDRVMKSTTDKIKSHLGGALW; from the coding sequence ATGTACGTTGCCGAAGCTTTAGGCTTGAGCAAGCCAGCTGCAGAAAAATTAAAGGAGAAAAACGTTTTAAAAGAGGCTTTCATCAAACATCCTTTTTTCCCCGACGTGATTGATGCGGTAAGGTTCGATAAGAGGTTTGCCGGGCTTGAGGAGGGGACGGTCGTTGCTAAAACTATTCACGGAGTTGAAGTAGTTCACGGCTTTCCTAAAATCAGGAGAGCCCTAACTCTTTATCCCACGATCAAACTTCATTTCAAAGGAGAAATTGTTTTCGAGGAAAAAATGAACGGTTACAACGTGAGAATCGTTATGTTCGGAAAAAATCTGTACGCTTTAACGAGGAGGGGTTTTATTTGCCCCTACACAACGGAGAAAGCAAGGGAGCTAATTAACGAGTCTTTTTTTAAAGATTACCCGAACCTCATGCTCTGCTGCGAAGCAGTGGGAAGGTACTCCCCATACGTTCCGAAAGATGTTTACGGGGTGGATTTCGACTTTTACGTTTTCGATGTAAGGGAGAAGAGGAGTGGAAAGCCTTTGCCAGTCAAAGAAAAGGAGAAAATCTGCGAGGAATACGGACTCAACTTAGCTCCAATTCTCGCTCAATGCAAAGCTGAAGAAGGGCATGTTGTCGGGAGAAGAGTTGTTGAGGAGTTGGAAGGAAGCGGTAGGGAGGGAGTTGTAATAAAAGACGTAAACATGGTAGTTGAGCCGATAAAGTACACGACAAGCGAAACAAATTGCAACGACCTAAGCTACGCTTTCAGATATTTCAACGAGTACGGAAAGGACTTCATGTTCTCGAGAATCGTCAGAGAAGGCTTTCAAAGCTTCGAATTCGACGATGAGGAAAAGTTTAGGGAGAGGTGCTTCAGGCTGGGGAAGGCGATACTCGAAAGCTTGGTGAAGAGCATTAAGGACGTTAGCGAAGGGAGAAGGGTCGTCGAAAGGGTGGAATTAATTTTTTCCTCCTTTGAAACCTTTGAGCTATTTACGGAGCATTTAAAGAGGAGCGGAGTTAATTTTGAAGTTGTTGAGCTGAAAAAGAGGGGAGGAAAAGTTCACGCAGTAATTGACAGGGTGATGAAGAGCACTACGGATAAAATAAAGAGTCACCTCGGTGGAGCTTTATGGTAA
- a CDS encoding DUF1464 family protein, producing the protein MVKVGVDAGTKSYGVFVLEEKKLYEFESSEVRENPESFVEFLKELNPEAGAGLSGYGLPVKNFRELTDKDIFLMTLKKEGSFIGMSSVIRRIKEEELNFFTIPGVIHLNTVPAYRKINRIDMGTSDKVCSAALALAEFEEENFILAEIGYGFNAFIALKNGKIVDGIGGSSGFPSHLSVSAIDAELACLMKVTKDVVFSGGLKSFFEDRNEEFSFEAFAEWILKGIYAMKAVVDENLVVLSGRFAKDVKKYVAERFDVKLLKGFKSGKQAAEGAAIIADGLSGGEYKEIVERLELRKASGCIFDYVTSDLKKFFFEKPEC; encoded by the coding sequence ATGGTAAAAGTAGGAGTAGATGCTGGAACGAAGAGCTACGGGGTTTTCGTTCTTGAAGAGAAAAAGCTGTACGAGTTTGAATCGTCGGAAGTTAGGGAGAATCCCGAGTCGTTCGTAGAGTTCCTCAAAGAGTTGAATCCGGAAGCTGGGGCAGGGTTGAGCGGATACGGATTGCCGGTAAAAAATTTTAGAGAGCTAACTGACAAGGACATCTTTTTAATGACGCTGAAAAAGGAAGGTAGCTTCATAGGGATGTCCTCAGTTATTAGAAGAATTAAGGAGGAGGAGCTGAACTTTTTCACGATTCCCGGAGTGATTCATCTCAACACCGTTCCGGCTTACAGAAAAATTAACAGAATTGACATGGGCACATCAGATAAAGTTTGCAGCGCAGCTTTGGCTTTAGCTGAATTTGAAGAAGAAAATTTCATACTTGCCGAGATCGGTTACGGCTTTAACGCTTTTATCGCTTTGAAAAATGGAAAAATCGTGGATGGCATTGGAGGTAGCTCGGGTTTTCCGTCGCACTTAAGCGTTTCAGCGATAGACGCTGAGCTGGCGTGTTTGATGAAAGTTACGAAGGACGTCGTCTTTTCTGGAGGACTGAAAAGCTTTTTTGAAGACAGAAATGAGGAATTTAGCTTTGAAGCTTTCGCCGAATGGATTCTGAAGGGAATATATGCGATGAAGGCTGTTGTTGACGAAAATTTAGTTGTCCTTTCGGGGAGGTTTGCTAAAGACGTGAAGAAGTACGTCGCTGAAAGGTTTGACGTGAAACTTCTAAAAGGATTTAAAAGCGGAAAACAGGCAGCGGAAGGAGCTGCGATTATTGCTGATGGATTGAGCGGTGGAGAGTACAAAGAAATAGTTGAGAGGCTCGAACTTAGAAAAGCTTCTGGCTGCATATTCGATTACGTCACTTCCGACCTCAAAAAATTCTTCTTCGAAAAGCCGGAGTGCTAA
- a CDS encoding MEMO1 family protein — protein sequence MRHPAVAGYFYPSNPESLLAMLREFAEKRSDEDVVAIVSPHAGYVYSGRTAGAVHSLLPDVETYVIVGPNHTGLGAAVAVSYDDWMTPLGVVESDREFIDAMPKKICVVDEIAHREEHSLEVQVPFLQYLHKDFKIVAICMGLQDKETAEEVVEEILEAQEKTGRRIALVASSDMHHYLPDDECRRRDEIVIEAILSMDVDKYYDTIYKLQASVCGYGPIAVAMLYSKELGAKAELVHYSTSGDVADKSQVVGYAGIAFRV from the coding sequence ATGAGACATCCAGCGGTGGCTGGGTACTTCTACCCCTCCAATCCCGAATCTCTCTTAGCTATGCTTAGGGAATTTGCAGAGAAAAGGAGCGATGAAGATGTGGTGGCGATAGTTTCTCCCCACGCGGGCTACGTTTACTCCGGGAGGACGGCTGGAGCTGTTCACTCTCTTCTACCGGACGTGGAAACATACGTGATAGTCGGTCCTAATCACACAGGTCTTGGAGCGGCTGTTGCTGTTTCTTACGACGACTGGATGACTCCTTTAGGAGTTGTGGAGTCGGATAGAGAATTCATAGATGCTATGCCAAAAAAGATCTGCGTTGTAGATGAAATAGCTCACAGAGAAGAGCACAGCTTGGAAGTGCAAGTACCCTTCTTGCAGTACCTTCACAAGGACTTCAAGATCGTCGCAATCTGCATGGGGTTGCAGGATAAGGAGACTGCCGAAGAAGTTGTCGAAGAAATTTTAGAGGCTCAGGAGAAAACTGGAAGGAGAATTGCCCTCGTCGCTTCGAGCGACATGCACCATTATCTGCCGGACGACGAGTGCAGAAGGAGGGATGAAATTGTTATTGAAGCGATCCTCAGCATGGACGTCGACAAGTACTACGATACGATATACAAGCTTCAGGCAAGCGTATGTGGCTACGGACCGATAGCTGTTGCCATGCTCTACTCCAAGGAGCTTGGAGCGAAAGCCGAGCTCGTGCATTACTCAACGAGCGGAGATGTTGCGGATAAAAGTCAGGTTGTCGGCTATGCAGGAATAGCCTTCAGAGTTTGA
- a CDS encoding amidohydrolase family protein: MIIDSHIHIGPSVSLGIDVKVEEVVEELERNGIDLALVMSFPSYAEYDERAANEMVLRACEENENLFPIYCIGKPFPKKIPEEFVAIKWHWVGGVADLKSNYETLKREDLEDFVEKIDKPMFFEEEFTFTKIFLERFDVRVVIPHLGLLGGNPSDFLREFAENENVYFDTSLASPSQIKEFYETIPDRLIFGSDKPFGSIYHELRKVTEICDERVLWKNAKKLFKL, from the coding sequence ATGATAATCGACAGCCACATACACATAGGACCTTCTGTCTCTCTCGGAATAGATGTCAAAGTGGAAGAAGTCGTTGAAGAGCTCGAAAGAAACGGAATAGATTTGGCTTTGGTTATGTCCTTTCCATCTTACGCGGAGTACGATGAAAGAGCCGCGAACGAAATGGTTCTCAGAGCTTGCGAGGAAAACGAAAATCTGTTCCCGATATACTGCATAGGAAAGCCTTTTCCTAAAAAAATTCCTGAGGAGTTCGTCGCTATAAAGTGGCACTGGGTTGGAGGAGTGGCCGATTTAAAATCCAACTACGAAACTTTGAAAAGAGAGGATTTGGAAGATTTCGTTGAGAAAATCGATAAGCCGATGTTTTTCGAAGAGGAATTTACGTTCACGAAAATTTTCTTGGAGAGGTTTGATGTAAGAGTCGTGATCCCCCACCTCGGATTGCTGGGAGGAAATCCATCTGATTTTCTAAGGGAGTTTGCTGAAAACGAGAACGTCTACTTCGACACATCTTTAGCGTCTCCCTCGCAGATAAAAGAGTTCTACGAAACCATCCCGGACAGGCTCATTTTCGGCTCGGACAAACCTTTTGGAAGCATTTATCACGAGCTGAGGAAGGTGACGGAGATCTGCGACGAGAGGGTTTTGTGGAAAAATGCTAAAAAACTATTCAAACTCTGA
- a CDS encoding sulfite exporter TauE/SafE family protein: MDILLLIFLVFFAYVVRTLTGFGSVVLLSPILSSIFGPKNAVILVVLMESFISIIFAVKERLNFDLKEVYFGSFVGALIGYFFFESLSERELGIAIGLSLIVLSLALIFDVKYRVREEKPLFFFSGFLSGSLGVLSGVTGPQVVIALVNQGYDSKFVRRFMISYLSVVYATILTIFIFSGHVSYSILSKFLVCIPSIALAYFFGKRIVLKIDSKKLEKVILIVVLISSLSLILKYL, from the coding sequence ATGGATATCCTCCTGCTAATCTTCTTGGTCTTCTTCGCGTACGTCGTAAGAACTTTAACTGGATTCGGCAGCGTGGTTTTGCTTTCCCCAATTCTGTCAAGCATATTCGGACCGAAAAACGCTGTAATTCTTGTTGTTCTCATGGAATCTTTCATTAGCATAATTTTTGCCGTAAAAGAGCGGTTGAATTTCGATTTAAAGGAAGTATACTTCGGAAGCTTTGTCGGAGCTTTAATCGGATACTTCTTTTTCGAAAGTCTGTCGGAAAGAGAGCTGGGAATAGCTATCGGACTTAGCCTGATTGTTTTGTCGTTAGCGTTGATCTTTGATGTTAAATATAGGGTCAGGGAGGAAAAACCTCTCTTCTTTTTTTCGGGTTTTTTAAGCGGGAGCTTAGGAGTTTTGAGCGGTGTGACGGGACCGCAGGTGGTTATAGCTTTGGTCAACCAAGGTTACGACTCCAAGTTCGTGAGAAGGTTTATGATTTCCTATTTGAGCGTCGTCTATGCGACAATTCTGACCATTTTCATTTTTTCCGGGCATGTTAGCTACAGCATCCTTTCGAAATTCTTGGTTTGCATACCTTCTATAGCTCTCGCTTACTTTTTCGGCAAAAGAATCGTTCTAAAAATAGATTCGAAAAAACTGGAAAAAGTAATTCTGATCGTTGTGTTGATTTCATCATTATCTCTAATTTTAAAATATTTATGA
- a CDS encoding C-GCAxxG-C-C family protein produces the protein MMTRRGFLGFAGAVIATALGMACTQEERPVTTPTPEVVEKVVEKEVVKPLPAPPWEYKKLNPDKVAELAYQGYMGKTFDGEKLPGKACCFGAFYAIVKSLADEVGSPYTEFLPVASIATVGEGGLVGWASLCGALNGAAWAIWLITPEEEAKKIIDELYAWYMYEELPKYKPPKAMKAELEPFPTSVANSVLCHASVTNWCKASGYKAFSAERSERCGRLTADVAKKAVELLNAVHEGTFVPAYPLDEKTKSCKGCHTKGSALENTRGKMACWSCHTKEGALRIEEVEGHPKI, from the coding sequence ATGATGACTCGACGCGGCTTTTTGGGATTTGCCGGGGCTGTTATTGCTACAGCCCTCGGCATGGCTTGCACTCAGGAAGAAAGACCTGTTACAACTCCAACGCCTGAAGTTGTGGAGAAGGTCGTTGAGAAGGAAGTCGTCAAACCTCTACCAGCACCTCCATGGGAGTACAAAAAGCTCAACCCAGACAAGGTTGCTGAACTTGCATATCAAGGGTACATGGGTAAAACGTTTGACGGAGAGAAGCTTCCGGGTAAAGCCTGCTGCTTCGGAGCGTTCTATGCTATAGTAAAATCTCTCGCTGACGAAGTTGGTTCGCCGTATACGGAGTTTCTACCAGTCGCTTCTATTGCTACAGTTGGAGAAGGAGGACTAGTTGGCTGGGCTTCACTTTGCGGAGCTTTAAACGGAGCAGCTTGGGCAATATGGCTTATAACTCCGGAAGAGGAGGCTAAGAAGATCATAGATGAGCTTTACGCTTGGTACATGTACGAAGAGCTACCAAAATACAAGCCGCCGAAAGCGATGAAAGCGGAGCTTGAACCGTTCCCGACCTCTGTAGCGAACTCTGTTCTTTGTCACGCTTCAGTCACCAACTGGTGTAAAGCATCCGGATACAAAGCGTTTTCAGCTGAAAGATCTGAGAGATGCGGAAGATTGACGGCTGACGTGGCTAAGAAGGCTGTTGAGCTGCTTAATGCTGTGCACGAAGGCACATTCGTTCCGGCTTATCCGCTGGATGAAAAGACGAAAAGCTGCAAAGGCTGCCACACCAAGGGAAGCGCTCTCGAAAACACGAGAGGAAAGATGGCTTGCTGGAGCTGCCACACAAAGGAGGGAGCTTTGAGAATAGAAGAAGTGGAAGGGCATCCAAAGATTTAA